One window of the Acidobacteriota bacterium genome contains the following:
- a CDS encoding ATP-dependent Clp protease adaptor ClpS, with translation MSRFDSPSDPLGDAAEDLATEKKHQRRRPRRYKVLLHNDDYTTMDFVVEVLVRHFHKSPAEATYVMLQIHHRGVGVAGTYPKDVAETKVAEVTADAEAQEMPLRLTLEAE, from the coding sequence ATGAGCCGATTCGATTCTCCCTCCGACCCCCTGGGCGATGCCGCAGAAGATCTGGCGACGGAGAAGAAGCACCAGCGGCGCCGGCCCCGGCGCTACAAGGTCCTGTTACACAACGACGACTACACCACCATGGACTTCGTGGTGGAAGTGCTGGTGCGCCACTTCCACAAGAGCCCCGCCGAGGCCACCTATGTGATGCTCCAGATCCACCACCGGGGGGTCGGCGTGGCGGGTACCTACCCAAAAGACGTGGCGGAGACCAAGGTCGCCGAGGTCACCGCCGACGCCGAGGCCCAAGAGATGCCTCTACGACTGACCCTCGAAGCGGAATGA
- a CDS encoding AAA family ATPase, which translates to MQLSQDLEICLTVAVSEAGRHGHEYAGLEHLLHALTLDDESAEVLKNAGANVRRLRERLQVYLEEELESPFESDLVQPRLSLALQRTLARAGAQAEGAQREEVSGADFLAALFFEAQADAVHILKEEGVSRLDVVRYLAHGVSRADRAALPGRVRRSGRRPAEGDPDAAAEDPDFEEDELPVDDPLEAFTQDLAALAEAGRIDPLVGRDGEIRRTLRVLQRRRKNNPLFVGDPGVGKTALVEGLARRIARGEVPDRFADTRIYRLDLGALLAGTRYRGDFENRIKAVLAALEEQADPILFIDEIHTVVGAGSAGRGSMDASNLLKPALQDGRLRMIGATTWEELRQNFERDSALARRFQRIEVREPSQEETVKILQGLQERYEEHHGVSYSKPALVAAADLAGRFLRDRRLPDSALDLMDEAGAAAALREVRRVTVGSIEKIVAAIARVPAVTVQSGDRERLQSLERRLKERVFGQDRAIDRLVDAIKVSRAGLRAPEKPVGSFLLTGPTGVGKTEVAKQLADTMGVAFLRFDMSEYREQHTVSRLVGAPPGYVGFDRGGLLTEAVSQSPHAVLLLDEIEKAHPDVFNLLLQVKDHGTLTDTNGKAIDFRHVILLMTSNVGAQEMARRNPGFSEATTASLSGSGRQADSDRAVEQLFSPEFRNRLDARLSFDPLTPAVMEQIVDKLIDELRAPLSEKKVTLQLTPAARTLLADKGYDPAFGARPLARVIEDEIKRPLTDALLFGELVKGGEVVVRVREGDVVLEVQ; encoded by the coding sequence ATGCAACTGTCCCAAGATCTCGAAATCTGCCTCACCGTCGCCGTTTCGGAGGCAGGGCGCCACGGCCACGAATACGCCGGCCTCGAACACCTGCTCCACGCCCTGACCCTGGACGACGAGTCGGCCGAGGTGTTGAAGAACGCCGGCGCCAACGTGCGCCGGCTGCGGGAGCGCTTGCAGGTCTACCTGGAAGAAGAACTCGAAAGCCCATTCGAGAGTGATCTGGTGCAGCCGCGCTTGTCCCTCGCTCTGCAACGCACCCTCGCCCGAGCGGGCGCCCAGGCGGAGGGCGCCCAGCGGGAAGAGGTCTCCGGCGCCGACTTCCTGGCCGCGCTGTTCTTCGAGGCCCAGGCCGACGCCGTCCACATCCTCAAAGAAGAGGGCGTCTCCCGACTGGACGTCGTGCGCTACCTGGCTCACGGCGTATCGCGGGCCGACCGCGCCGCCCTCCCCGGCCGGGTCCGACGAAGCGGCCGGCGGCCGGCCGAGGGCGACCCCGACGCCGCTGCCGAAGACCCCGACTTCGAAGAAGACGAACTCCCCGTCGACGATCCCTTGGAAGCCTTCACCCAGGATTTGGCGGCCCTCGCCGAGGCGGGCCGCATCGACCCACTGGTCGGCCGCGACGGCGAGATTCGCCGCACCCTCCGCGTGCTCCAGCGGCGGCGCAAGAACAATCCCCTGTTCGTCGGCGATCCGGGCGTGGGCAAGACCGCCCTGGTCGAGGGTCTGGCGCGGCGCATCGCCCGGGGCGAAGTGCCGGATCGCTTCGCCGACACCCGCATCTACCGGCTGGACCTGGGGGCGCTGCTCGCCGGCACCCGCTACCGCGGCGACTTCGAAAACCGCATCAAGGCGGTGCTAGCGGCCCTCGAAGAGCAGGCCGATCCGATCCTCTTCATCGACGAAATCCACACGGTGGTCGGCGCCGGCAGCGCCGGCCGGGGTTCGATGGACGCCTCCAACCTGCTGAAGCCCGCCCTCCAGGACGGCCGCCTGCGGATGATCGGCGCCACCACCTGGGAAGAGCTACGCCAGAACTTCGAGCGCGACTCCGCCCTCGCCCGCCGCTTCCAGCGGATCGAGGTGCGGGAGCCCTCCCAGGAAGAGACCGTCAAGATCCTCCAGGGCCTCCAGGAGCGGTACGAAGAGCACCACGGCGTCTCCTACAGCAAGCCCGCCCTGGTGGCGGCGGCGGACCTCGCCGGCCGCTTCCTGCGCGACCGCCGGCTGCCGGACTCGGCCTTGGACCTGATGGACGAAGCCGGCGCCGCGGCGGCGCTCCGTGAAGTGCGGCGGGTGACGGTGGGAAGCATCGAGAAGATCGTCGCCGCCATTGCGCGGGTGCCGGCGGTCACCGTCCAGAGCGGTGACCGAGAACGCCTCCAAAGCCTCGAAAGGCGCCTCAAGGAGCGTGTCTTCGGCCAGGACCGCGCGATCGACCGGTTGGTCGACGCGATCAAAGTCTCCCGCGCCGGCCTGCGGGCACCGGAAAAGCCCGTCGGCTCCTTCCTGCTCACCGGCCCCACCGGCGTTGGCAAAACCGAAGTCGCCAAACAGCTCGCCGACACCATGGGCGTCGCCTTCCTACGCTTCGACATGAGCGAGTACCGCGAGCAGCACACCGTTTCGCGGCTGGTCGGCGCCCCGCCGGGCTACGTCGGCTTCGACCGCGGCGGACTACTGACCGAAGCGGTCAGCCAGAGCCCCCACGCGGTGCTGCTCCTCGACGAGATCGAAAAAGCCCATCCGGACGTCTTCAACCTGCTCCTCCAGGTGAAAGATCACGGCACCCTGACGGACACCAACGGCAAAGCCATCGACTTCCGTCACGTCATCCTGCTGATGACCTCCAACGTCGGCGCCCAGGAAATGGCCCGCCGCAACCCCGGCTTCAGCGAAGCCACTACCGCCAGCCTCTCCGGCAGCGGCCGCCAGGCGGACAGCGACCGCGCCGTCGAGCAGCTCTTCAGCCCCGAGTTCAGAAACCGCCTCGACGCCCGCCTCTCCTTCGATCCCCTCACCCCGGCGGTGATGGAGCAAATCGTCGACAAACTGATCGACGAACTGCGCGCCCCCCTCAGCGAAAAGAAAGTCACCCTCCAACTCACCCCCGCCGCCCGCACCCTGCTGGCCGATAAAGGCTACGACCCGGCCTTCGGGGCGCGGCCGCTGGCAAGAGTGATCGAGGATGAGATCAAAC